Proteins encoded together in one Hymenobacter monticola window:
- a CDS encoding universal stress protein: protein MNLSTILCPLDFSAASAGLVAYAAALAAATGAELRLLHVCEPQEDPSGQQSDAKVFGSCKDRMQNLRAAAEEAGVAKVHTGMVRGEAAPEIIAEADRQQADLIVIGSHGQTGLTRFLMGTTAEIVLRTARCATLLVRAPLQTETAAQA, encoded by the coding sequence ATGAACCTCTCCACCATCCTTTGTCCGCTCGATTTCTCGGCCGCGTCGGCTGGACTGGTGGCGTATGCGGCCGCGCTGGCTGCTGCCACGGGGGCCGAACTGCGGCTGCTGCATGTGTGCGAGCCCCAGGAGGACCCCAGCGGCCAGCAGTCCGACGCGAAGGTGTTTGGCTCGTGCAAAGACCGGATGCAGAACCTGCGCGCCGCCGCCGAAGAAGCCGGTGTGGCCAAGGTGCACACCGGCATGGTGCGCGGCGAAGCGGCCCCGGAAATCATAGCCGAGGCCGACCGCCAACAGGCTGATTTAATTGTTATTGGGTCGCACGGCCAAACGGGCCTCACCCGCTTTTTGATGGGAACGACGGCCGAAATCGTGCTGCGTACCGCCCGGTGCGCCACGCTGCTAGTGCGGGCCCCGCTCCAAACTGAAACGGCAGCGCAGGCCTAA
- a CDS encoding HlyD family secretion protein: MAQTETSPAVQNAPAPYPNAASTEAEPMEEPKKRNPLVLIILAVILLAGGFYGYTRYQFAKAHESTDDAQVEGDVYPVLPRVGGPVLEVKVDDNIPVKKGQVLVTLDPSDYQQRVNAAEAALFAAQAQVTAARAGVATAQANVRSAQTGIGVSQANQERLQKDLKRSTFLRQQDIIPQSEYDAVQANLKATAAQRATATDQVSVARQQVAAAQQQIAVAQAVVKQRQADLDNAKLQLSYTTIVAPQDGIISKKNVQPGQVVGPGQQLFGIVGSARTWVVANFKETQLEDMKVGQPVKLEVDAYPNEEFSGHIESLSAATGARFALLPPDNASGNFVKVTQRIPVRIALDKVDPEHPLRAGMSVNAVVAVK; this comes from the coding sequence ATGGCCCAGACCGAAACCTCCCCTGCTGTGCAAAATGCCCCCGCTCCTTACCCCAACGCGGCCTCGACCGAAGCCGAGCCGATGGAGGAGCCCAAAAAGCGCAACCCGCTTGTACTCATCATTCTGGCTGTGATTCTGCTGGCCGGTGGCTTTTATGGCTACACGCGCTACCAGTTTGCCAAAGCCCACGAAAGCACCGACGACGCCCAGGTAGAAGGCGACGTGTACCCGGTGCTGCCCCGCGTGGGCGGCCCGGTGCTGGAAGTGAAAGTGGACGACAACATTCCCGTGAAAAAGGGCCAGGTCCTCGTCACCCTCGACCCGTCTGACTACCAGCAGCGCGTGAATGCCGCCGAGGCGGCCCTCTTTGCCGCCCAGGCCCAGGTGACGGCCGCCCGTGCCGGCGTGGCCACTGCCCAGGCCAACGTGCGCTCGGCCCAAACCGGCATCGGCGTGAGCCAGGCCAACCAGGAGCGCCTGCAGAAGGACCTGAAGCGCAGTACCTTCCTGCGCCAGCAAGACATCATTCCGCAGAGTGAGTACGACGCCGTGCAGGCCAACCTGAAAGCCACCGCCGCCCAGCGCGCCACCGCCACCGACCAGGTGAGCGTGGCCCGCCAGCAGGTGGCCGCCGCCCAGCAGCAGATTGCCGTGGCTCAGGCCGTGGTAAAGCAGCGCCAGGCCGACCTCGACAACGCCAAACTGCAGCTGAGCTACACCACCATCGTGGCCCCGCAGGACGGCATCATCAGCAAGAAAAATGTGCAGCCCGGCCAGGTAGTAGGCCCCGGCCAGCAGCTCTTTGGCATCGTGGGAAGCGCCCGCACCTGGGTGGTGGCCAACTTCAAGGAAACCCAGTTGGAAGACATGAAAGTGGGCCAGCCCGTGAAACTGGAAGTGGACGCCTACCCCAACGAGGAATTCAGCGGCCACATCGAGAGCCTCTCGGCTGCTACCGGCGCCCGCTTCGCCCTGTTGCCCCCCGACAATGCCAGCGGCAACTTCGTGAAAGTGACCCAGCGCATCCCCGTCCGCATTGCCCTGGATAAGGTTGACCCCGAGCACCCCTTGCGTGCCGGCATGAGCGTGAATGCGGTGGTAGCGGTGAAGTAA
- a CDS encoding four helix bundle protein: MSNSLSNFDFAEEFRQRTKAFALRIMKLVDRLPTAPSCRTAGMQLVHSGSSVAANYRAACRARSEREFLAKLHIALEEADESVLWLELLSEAGHLPEGRLDELLTEAKSIMSILGKAEKTARDKQKKAGGQNGKE, translated from the coding sequence ATGTCGAACAGTCTGTCGAATTTTGATTTTGCTGAAGAATTTCGACAGCGAACCAAAGCGTTTGCCCTGCGCATCATGAAGCTGGTGGACCGACTTCCAACCGCGCCATCGTGCCGAACGGCTGGGATGCAGTTGGTGCACTCTGGCTCTTCAGTGGCTGCGAATTATCGCGCCGCGTGCCGGGCCCGCTCCGAGCGGGAGTTCTTGGCGAAACTGCACATTGCACTAGAAGAAGCCGACGAATCGGTACTGTGGCTAGAGCTATTAAGCGAAGCAGGCCACCTACCCGAAGGAAGGCTTGATGAGTTATTGACCGAAGCCAAGTCCATAATGTCTATCCTCGGCAAAGCCGAAAAAACGGCTCGCGATAAACAGAAAAAAGCTGGCGGCCAGAACGGTAAGGAATAG